A stretch of Hydractinia symbiolongicarpus strain clone_291-10 chromosome 9, HSymV2.1, whole genome shotgun sequence DNA encodes these proteins:
- the LOC130657257 gene encoding cerberus-like produces MMWSYMLCFACYAAILFKVTATRKQTEHDLLLSQVAAKISADGFVSENSRKALSLLMSVKGIECHGVHFKQTVRHEDCATQLISNKICFGSCFSKTKPIIVGQKLFPPEINTCSPGHVIERNVTMSCPNGKNYTEAVKLTKRCSCEIRV; encoded by the coding sequence ATGATGTGGAGTTACATGCTTTGTTTTGCTTGCTATGCAGCAATACTATTTAAAGTAACAGCTACGAGGAAACAAACAGAACACGATCTGTTGTTAAGTCAAGTTGCTGCGAAGATTTCCGCTGATGGATTTGTGTCCGAAAATAGCAGGAAAGCATTATCCTTGTTGATGTCGGTAAAAGGGATTGAATGTCATGGTGTGCATTTTAAACAAACAGTCAGACATGAAGATTGTGCTACTCAGTTGATATCGAACAAAATATGCTTCGGCTCAtgcttttcaaaaacaaaaccaaTTATCGTTGGTCAGAAATTATTTCCACCTGAGATTAATACTTGCAGTCCAGGACATGTCATTGAAAGGAATGTGACAATGTCCTGTCCGAACGGAAAAAACTACACAGAGGCAGTGAAACTGACGAAACGTTGCTCCTGTGAGATTAGAGTTTAG